A genome region from Patescibacteria group bacterium includes the following:
- a CDS encoding lamin tail domain-containing protein has translation MKNQGGLLAKAGKVFLILLFIAGFFYLGENCWAAEHIVISEIQITGGAGKTENDFIELYNPTDASINLKGYRLVKRTKTGTSDTSIKSWTSDIYISANGYYLWANSNYMDIPVVPNATTTGTISSDNGVALRFGAANTGEIVDSIGWGEAQNVFVETAAFQITDQNVYQSIERKFQDNNYIDTNNNNADFFIQENPNPQNSGESVAPPPPPPAEEPENPLDPLYQGEETATSTSPAPPISPLQGGQKINLGDVVINEFVSDPADGEVEWIELYNATGEDIDLVGWTIEEGSGAKTSLSGALAGSGKEKFFIVEKPKGNLNNNGDIIILRDKDKNLIDQVTYGNWDDGDLANNAPATSDPDSLARKFDGYNTFNNLNDFAVTTTPTKGTGNIITAVADEEEEISAVEKALYDFSDDIIISEIFPDPIGRDNETEFIELYNKGEIEVNLLGWGLGDDSKTRFKFKENILIKGGQYLAIFRPETKIALNNGGDSAKLFQPLKDEPCQTIKYEKAIEGWSYNFATSTRKWIWSEVVTPAEANIIKTINHPPLVSFSHPEEIIAGQPIIFDSSDTVDEDGDELKFSWDFGDGIKLDLASPEHTYLAEGSFLVKLAVSDGTNEVSKEEIIRVVSLAGLSGQASEPGSLASVIINEILPDPEGADAEGEWIELKNTGDGRINLLNWQIDDAEGGSRPYKISSDLWLFPGDFYLLERSESGLALNNTNDSARLFNNLEELVDEVSYEKSFVGESYARAENGKWFWTTILTPGEENVISVAGSKSVGQTSVLGVSVKPSESGPGGYIVTSLEKIKEFESGDLVRAEGTVAVLPGILGAQYFYIVGSPGIQVYNYNKDFPNLKIGDYLEVSGEISISGGEQRIKTKTKEDMKIIENRGAPAPAELAIEKITEEYVGSLVSITGEVVDRKSSIVYLDDGTEETRVYIKGTTGINIKEIKEGEILTIAGIVSRTESGLRIMPRSPDDIIRKDIESQSRGEAGQVLGEVAASNEWAIAARDKKLELFKYLLVLAGGIIIVLGGLLIKELRRERL, from the coding sequence ATGAAAAACCAAGGAGGCCTGCTTGCAAAGGCAGGAAAAGTTTTTTTAATCTTGTTATTTATAGCAGGATTTTTTTATTTAGGAGAAAATTGTTGGGCGGCCGAGCATATAGTTATTAGCGAAATACAGATTACTGGTGGCGCTGGCAAAACAGAAAATGATTTTATTGAGCTTTATAATCCAACCGACGCTAGCATTAATTTAAAAGGCTATCGTTTAGTTAAAAGAACCAAAACTGGGACAAGCGACACGAGTATAAAATCTTGGACAAGTGATATTTATATCTCGGCGAACGGGTACTATCTCTGGGCTAATAGCAACTATATGGATATTCCAGTTGTTCCTAATGCCACCACCACCGGAACAATTAGTTCGGATAATGGGGTTGCTCTTCGTTTTGGAGCGGCAAATACCGGAGAGATAGTAGATAGTATCGGGTGGGGAGAAGCTCAAAATGTTTTTGTTGAAACTGCAGCTTTTCAAATCACTGATCAAAATGTATATCAAAGCATTGAGCGAAAATTTCAAGATAATAATTATATCGACACTAATAACAATAATGCCGATTTTTTTATCCAAGAAAATCCTAATCCGCAGAATTCCGGCGAGTCTGTCGCTCCACCTCCTCCACCCCCAGCCGAAGAGCCGGAAAATCCCCTTGACCCCCTTTATCAAGGGGAAGAAACGGCGACTTCAACATCCCCCGCCCCCCCCATCTCCCCTTTGCAAGGGGGGCAAAAAATAAATCTTGGCGACGTGGTGATTAATGAATTTGTGTCTGACCCGGCGGACGGAGAAGTGGAATGGATTGAATTGTATAATGCGACTGGAGAAGATATTGATTTGGTCGGCTGGACCATAGAAGAGGGTAGCGGGGCCAAAACAAGCTTATCCGGAGCCCTGGCCGGAAGCGGGAAAGAAAAATTTTTTATCGTAGAAAAACCCAAGGGCAATTTAAACAACAATGGAGACATAATTATTTTGCGCGATAAAGATAAAAATTTAATAGACCAAGTAACTTACGGAAATTGGGATGACGGCGATTTGGCCAATAATGCCCCAGCCACCTCTGATCCGGATTCTTTAGCTAGAAAATTTGATGGCTATAACACTTTTAACAATCTGAATGATTTTGCCGTTACCACCACTCCGACCAAAGGAACGGGCAATATTATAACGGCCGTGGCTGACGAAGAAGAAGAAATAAGCGCGGTTGAAAAAGCTTTGTATGATTTTAGCGATGATATAATTATTTCCGAAATTTTTCCTGATCCGATTGGCAGGGATAATGAAACCGAATTTATTGAATTATATAATAAAGGTGAAATAGAGGTGAATTTGCTGGGGTGGGGGCTGGGAGATGACAGCAAGACAAGATTTAAATTTAAAGAAAATATTCTTATAAAAGGCGGGCAGTATTTGGCGATTTTTCGCCCGGAAACTAAAATCGCTTTGAATAACGGGGGCGACAGCGCAAAGCTTTTTCAGCCTTTAAAAGACGAGCCCTGCCAAACAATAAAATATGAAAAAGCGATTGAGGGGTGGAGTTATAATTTTGCCACCTCTACCCGGAAATGGATTTGGAGCGAAGTTGTTACCCCGGCGGAAGCCAATATTATAAAAACCATAAATCACCCGCCGCTTGTTTCTTTTTCCCATCCGGAAGAAATAATAGCTGGCCAACCAATTATTTTTGACAGTTCTGACACAGTTGATGAAGACGGCGATGAATTAAAATTCAGCTGGGATTTTGGCGACGGCATAAAACTGGATTTGGCTTCGCCCGAACACACTTATTTGGCAGAAGGCAGTTTTTTGGTGAAGCTGGCGGTAAGCGACGGGACCAATGAGGTTAGCAAAGAAGAAATTATAAGAGTGGTTTCTCTGGCTGGCCTGTCAGGGCAGGCGAGCGAGCCAGGCAGTCTGGCATCGGTTATAATCAATGAAATTCTCCCTGATCCGGAAGGAGCGGATGCGGAGGGAGAGTGGATAGAGTTAAAAAATACAGGCGATGGCAGAATTAATTTGTTAAATTGGCAAATAGATGATGCGGAAGGCGGTAGCCGGCCGTATAAAATCAGTTCTGACTTATGGCTTTTCCCGGGCGATTTTTATTTATTGGAGAGAAGCGAAAGCGGTTTGGCTCTGAATAATACGAATGATTCGGCCCGTTTATTTAATAATCTGGAAGAATTGGTTGATGAAGTTAGCTATGAGAAATCTTTTGTTGGCGAATCCTATGCCCGGGCGGAAAACGGGAAATGGTTCTGGACAACGATTTTAACGCCTGGTGAGGAAAATGTAATTTCCGTGGCGGGCAGCAAAAGCGTCGGCCAAACAAGCGTTTTGGGAGTCTCGGTTAAGCCTTCGGAGTCGGGGCCAGGCGGGTATATTGTTACTTCCTTAGAAAAAATCAAAGAATTTGAATCCGGCGATCTGGTGAGAGCGGAAGGGACTGTGGCGGTTCTGCCCGGGATTTTGGGCGCCCAATATTTTTATATTGTCGGCTCGCCCGGAATCCAGGTTTATAATTACAATAAGGATTTCCCCAATTTGAAAATTGGCGACTATTTGGAGGTGAGCGGGGAGATATCGATTTCCGGCGGAGAGCAGAGGATAAAAACCAAAACTAAAGAGGATATGAAGATAATAGAAAATCGCGGGGCTCCGGCGCCGGCGGAATTAGCGATTGAAAAAATTACTGAAGAATATGTCGGCAGCTTGGTTTCCATAACCGGAGAGGTTGTTGACAGAAAAAGTTCAATTGTTTATTTGGACGACGGCACGGAAGAAACAAGGGTTTATATAAAAGGGACCACCGGGATAAATATTAAGGAAATAAAAGAGGGCGAAATTTTGACCATTGCCGGCATAGTGAGCCGGACCGAATCGGGCTTAA
- a CDS encoding RluA family pseudouridine synthase: MDSLKIKNEQSGQRLDKFLAENLSDFSRSQIQKLVKRGGITANGRVVSSHYSLKEGDEIKIALTPVVETEINVSREKKQNFSFPEIIAETDEYLVINKPAGLIMHGANSFKGESLAEMLVKKYPGIKKIGEDPERPGIVHRLDKEASGLVVIAKQQNSFDNLKKQFQERTIKKEYTALVFGRIEKDEDKILFPIKRSSDGAKMAALPITDGEEENVNKPGARSAVTGFKIIKKFINYTLLKVKIKTGRTHQIRVHMLSYGHPLVGDDLYSTKKTREKNKKLNLGRIFLVADKLSFYDLAGEKQTFTIGLPGELEEVLDKVK; this comes from the coding sequence ATGGATTCATTAAAAATAAAAAATGAACAAAGCGGGCAGCGGCTGGATAAATTTTTGGCGGAAAATTTAAGTGATTTTTCCCGCAGCCAGATTCAAAAGCTGGTAAAGCGGGGCGGGATTACCGCAAATGGCAGGGTGGTTTCTTCTCATTATAGTTTAAAAGAAGGCGATGAGATTAAAATTGCTTTAACTCCGGTCGTCGAGACCGAAATCAATGTTTCAAGAGAGAAAAAGCAAAATTTTTCTTTTCCGGAAATTATTGCCGAAACCGATGAATATTTGGTAATAAACAAACCGGCAGGCTTAATAATGCATGGAGCGAATTCTTTTAAAGGGGAAAGTTTGGCGGAAATGCTGGTGAAAAAATATCCGGGAATAAAAAAAATCGGGGAAGATCCGGAGCGCCCGGGAATCGTCCACCGCCTGGATAAGGAAGCGAGCGGTCTGGTGGTTATCGCCAAACAACAAAATTCTTTTGATAATTTGAAAAAACAGTTTCAAGAAAGGACGATAAAAAAAGAATACACGGCTTTGGTTTTTGGCCGGATTGAAAAAGACGAGGATAAAATTTTATTTCCGATAAAACGTTCAAGCGACGGCGCCAAAATGGCCGCTCTGCCCATAACCGACGGGGAAGAGGAAAATGTCAATAAGCCCGGAGCCAGAAGCGCCGTTACCGGATTTAAAATTATAAAAAAATTTATCAATTATACTTTATTGAAAGTTAAAATCAAAACCGGCCGCACGCACCAGATAAGAGTCCACATGCTTTCTTATGGGCATCCGCTTGTGGGGGATGATTTGTACAGCACAAAAAAAACCAGGGAGAAAAATAAAAAATTAAATTTAGGCCGGATTTTTTTAGTGGCGGATAAACTGTCGTTTTATGACTTGGCCGGGGAGAAACAGACTTTTACGATCGGGCTGCCGGGGGAGCTGGAAGAGGTTTTGGATAAAGTTAAATAA
- a CDS encoding glycosyltransferase codes for MANIAVANSLKEIPSFFLDLFDELEKRGHFFYFLSTCLNSGPKDCGKARKAYFGPEARSNLSFAFFLLAYPFLFFFFSFSFVFLKYNKNVKTFVCLGGNEKIILTPLASLLRIKVVWLELPEIDYRKMPAGFLFLYRFYSRRAILVSSISLTEARLGSFGITADRIKKISPGIKPNQPGRQQNIFSNLAKAEKSNFSRKYFTLGVITDFSQPHQIENLFQAVKICLAVIPNLQLIIVGECRVGPKDEGEKKLSWLAKKLGIDNLVWFVSERGNLKKWSDSFDAFIAVNETPRLANLATVLRIMSEGLPVIGFCNRGFEDLILEEKAGILVETGNSEVLAQKIIELYKNKIRSRRFGEKAKSLVEADFTLEKAVAAMGKILI; via the coding sequence ATGGCAAACATAGCAGTCGCCAATTCTTTGAAAGAAATTCCTTCGTTTTTTTTAGACCTTTTTGATGAACTTGAAAAAAGGGGACATTTTTTTTATTTTCTTTCGACGTGCCTTAATTCAGGGCCAAAGGACTGCGGGAAAGCGAGAAAAGCGTATTTTGGCCCGGAGGCTAGAAGTAATTTAAGTTTTGCCTTTTTTCTTTTGGCTTATCCGTTTTTGTTTTTTTTCTTTTCTTTTTCTTTTGTTTTTTTGAAATATAATAAAAACGTGAAAACCTTTGTCTGTTTGGGCGGGAACGAAAAAATTATTCTCACCCCCTTAGCGTCTTTATTGAGAATAAAAGTTGTTTGGTTGGAATTGCCGGAGATTGATTATCGGAAAATGCCGGCCGGTTTTTTGTTTTTGTACCGTTTTTATTCCCGTCGGGCGATTTTAGTTTCCTCTATCAGCTTGACAGAGGCGCGCCTTGGGAGTTTTGGCATTACGGCTGATCGGATAAAAAAAATTTCTCCCGGCATCAAGCCAAATCAGCCCGGCCGCCAGCAAAACATTTTTTCCAATTTAGCCAAGGCGGAGAAATCAAATTTTTCCCGCAAGTATTTCACTTTGGGCGTGATAACCGATTTTTCCCAGCCTCACCAAATTGAAAATTTATTTCAGGCGGTTAAAATCTGTTTGGCGGTTATTCCCAACTTGCAGCTTATCATTGTCGGCGAATGCCGAGTGGGGCCAAAAGACGAAGGCGAGAAAAAATTGTCCTGGCTCGCCAAGAAATTAGGGATTGATAATTTGGTTTGGTTTGTAAGCGAGCGGGGGAATCTAAAAAAATGGTCAGACAGCTTTGACGCCTTTATCGCTGTTAACGAAACTCCAAGGCTAGCCAACCTGGCTACGGTTTTAAGAATTATGTCAGAAGGGTTGCCCGTAATTGGTTTTTGCAATCGCGGTTTTGAGGATTTGATTTTAGAAGAAAAGGCGGGGATTTTGGTTGAAACCGGCAACAGTGAAGTTTTGGCCCAAAAAATTATAGAGCTGTATAAAAATAAAATTCGGTCCCGGCGTTTCGGGGAGAAAGCCAAAAGTTTGGTTGAAGCTGATTTTACGCTTGAGAAAGCGGTGGCAGCGATGGGGAAAATATTAATCTAG
- a CDS encoding flippase, with protein MQGFTKIPNGVNLSAKVFYNTIIQIISKVIATIFGLAAVAIITRYLGTVGFGEYTTIITFLSVFGILSDLGLTLVTTQMISQPGADEEKILNNLFTLRLISALFFLALAPLTIFFFPYSRDVKIGVAVAVFSFLFVALNQIFVGLFQKKLRMDKVSIAEILGRLVLVIGAILAVKLNLGLLGVIFITVLASAVNFLVLFIFSSGFFRLKIRFDYPVWKEIIAKTWPLAITIAFNLIYLKADTLILSLIKEPAEVGIYGAAYKVIDVLITIPFMFAGIILPILTMNWAERNIEAFKRVLQKSFDFMMILGVPLAVGAQFLAKEIMVVVAGGDFAAAGSVLKILVLASLAIFFGCIFSHAIIALDKQKKIIGAYFFTSFTALAGYLIFIPRFSYLGAAWVTVYSEFFIALVAFYLVHKYAGFFFNIRILFKSVLASAVMAAFLFFLPGWYYGSAGGLFLTLVFSAGIYFAALYLFKGVTKKEILVLLNKG; from the coding sequence ATGCAGGGTTTTACGAAAATTCCTAACGGAGTAAATTTATCAGCTAAGGTTTTTTACAATACCATAATTCAGATAATAAGCAAGGTTATCGCCACGATTTTCGGTTTGGCGGCAGTAGCGATTATAACCCGTTATTTAGGGACAGTAGGTTTTGGCGAATATACCACCATCATCACTTTTTTATCGGTTTTTGGAATCTTGTCCGATCTGGGCCTGACTTTAGTCACGACGCAGATGATCAGCCAGCCCGGAGCGGATGAAGAAAAAATTTTAAATAATCTCTTTACTTTGCGTTTGATTTCAGCCTTGTTTTTTTTGGCCCTGGCTCCGCTCACCATATTTTTTTTCCCTTATAGCCGGGACGTAAAAATAGGAGTGGCTGTGGCGGTTTTTTCTTTTCTTTTCGTGGCTTTAAACCAAATTTTTGTCGGTTTGTTCCAAAAAAAGCTAAGAATGGACAAGGTTTCCATAGCGGAAATTCTGGGTCGGTTAGTTCTGGTTATCGGCGCTATTTTGGCGGTTAAGCTTAATCTCGGCCTTTTGGGAGTTATTTTTATTACGGTTCTGGCCTCGGCGGTTAACTTTTTGGTTTTATTTATATTTTCCTCGGGATTTTTTCGCTTAAAAATCAGATTTGACTACCCGGTTTGGAAAGAAATTATCGCCAAAACCTGGCCGTTGGCTATTACTATCGCCTTTAATCTGATTTACCTTAAAGCCGACACTTTGATCTTATCCCTGATAAAGGAGCCGGCCGAAGTCGGAATTTACGGCGCCGCCTACAAGGTGATTGACGTTTTAATTACCATTCCTTTTATGTTTGCCGGAATCATTCTGCCTATTTTAACTATGAACTGGGCGGAAAGGAATATTGAGGCTTTCAAAAGGGTTTTACAAAAATCTTTTGATTTTATGATGATTTTAGGCGTGCCTTTGGCGGTGGGGGCCCAATTTTTGGCCAAAGAAATTATGGTTGTCGTCGCCGGGGGGGATTTTGCGGCCGCCGGTTCCGTTCTTAAAATTTTAGTTCTGGCCTCCTTGGCCATATTCTTCGGCTGTATTTTTTCCCACGCTATCATCGCCCTGGATAAGCAGAAAAAAATCATAGGCGCTTATTTTTTTACGAGCTTTACGGCTCTGGCCGGTTATCTTATTTTCATTCCCCGTTTTTCTTATTTGGGCGCGGCCTGGGTAACGGTTTACAGCGAATTTTTTATCGCCTTGGTCGCCTTCTATCTTGTTCACAAATACGCCGGCTTCTTTTTTAATATTAGAATTTTATTCAAATCGGTTTTGGCATCAGCCGTTATGGCCGCCTTTCTCTTTTTTCTTCCCGGTTGGTATTATGGGAGCGCGGGCGGTTTGTTTTTAACTTTAGTTTTTTCCGCCGGAATTTATTTTGCGGCCCTGTATCTTTTTAAGGGTGTAACAAAAAAAGAAATTTTGGTCTTGCTAAATAAAGGTTAG
- a CDS encoding pilin produces the protein MKITKIKKCFFSALLLSAILLFQVILAQFSSMPMAQAAESKLWNMQKQSGIGQIGSQAFGSETPKDVREIAVLIIKVFLGFLGIIFLVLIISAGFKYMTSAGNEEKITEALNQIKTGVIGLIIILTSYAVTSYLTDCVFEITNRGRDSVWMCNRDYTY, from the coding sequence ATGAAAATCACTAAAATTAAAAAATGCTTTTTCTCCGCTCTTTTATTATCCGCCATCCTTCTATTCCAGGTAATCCTGGCCCAATTTTCTTCCATGCCGATGGCGCAGGCTGCGGAAAGCAAATTGTGGAATATGCAAAAACAATCCGGAATAGGCCAAATCGGCAGCCAAGCTTTTGGCAGCGAAACTCCGAAAGACGTGAGGGAAATAGCCGTTTTAATCATAAAAGTTTTTCTGGGATTTTTGGGAATAATTTTTTTGGTTCTGATAATCTCGGCCGGCTTTAAATACATGACGTCTGCGGGCAATGAGGAAAAAATAACCGAAGCCCTAAACCAAATTAAAACCGGCGTAATCGGCCTGATAATAATCCTCACTTCCTACGCTGTCACTTCTTACCTTACTGACTGCGTCTTTGAAATAACTAACCGAGGAAGAGACTCTGTCTGGATGTGCAATAGAGATTATACTTACTAA
- a CDS encoding cellulase family glycosylhydrolase — translation MFRIIKRTKKILFILIIFLFLLIVLSQGRNYNKNELEYGLTFSKKQAESLGFDWRLVYLSILDDLGVKKLRLPAYWNEIETSDNEFRWEEMDWLVEETTKREAEIIIAVGGRLPRWPECHFPDWADDLPKKERDEKILEYIRKVVNRYKDNEKIIAWQVENEPFLSHFGDCPKLDKKFLDAEIALVRQLDDRPVIITDSGELSLWLGAARRADIFGTTLYRDTYSKFLDRYIHYPINPGFFHFKKNIVRLFARPKDWIVIELQAEPWGPVPYQEMVEEEKSKTMDLQKFREILEFGRLAGFREFYLWGGEWWYWEKEANNNPALWNEAKRLFSRQY, via the coding sequence ATGTTTAGAATTATAAAAAGAACAAAAAAAATTCTTTTCATTTTAATAATTTTTTTATTTCTACTGATCGTCTTGAGCCAGGGGCGAAATTATAATAAAAATGAGCTGGAATACGGACTGACTTTTTCAAAAAAGCAAGCGGAAAGCTTGGGTTTTGACTGGCGACTGGTTTATCTTTCAATTCTAGATGACCTGGGCGTAAAAAAATTGAGACTGCCGGCTTATTGGAATGAAATTGAAACCAGCGATAACGAATTCCGATGGGAAGAAATGGATTGGCTGGTTGAGGAAACAACTAAAAGAGAAGCGGAAATTATTATCGCGGTTGGCGGCCGCCTGCCTCGCTGGCCCGAATGCCATTTTCCGGACTGGGCAGACGATCTCCCAAAGAAAGAAAGGGATGAAAAAATATTAGAATATATAAGAAAAGTTGTAAACAGGTACAAGGACAACGAAAAAATTATCGCTTGGCAGGTGGAAAACGAGCCTTTCCTTTCCCACTTCGGGGACTGCCCGAAATTGGATAAAAAATTTTTGGATGCCGAAATCGCTTTGGTCAGGCAACTTGACGACCGGCCGGTTATAATAACCGATTCCGGCGAACTGTCTCTTTGGCTGGGAGCGGCCCGGCGGGCGGATATTTTCGGCACCACCCTTTATCGCGATACTTACTCTAAATTTTTAGATAGATATATCCATTATCCGATCAACCCGGGATTTTTTCATTTCAAAAAAAACATCGTCCGTCTCTTTGCCCGTCCCAAAGACTGGATAGTGATTGAACTTCAGGCCGAACCCTGGGGACCGGTTCCTTATCAGGAAATGGTTGAAGAAGAAAAAAGCAAAACCATGGATCTGCAAAAATTCAGGGAGATTCTGGAATTCGGCCGCCTCGCCGGCTTTAGGGAATTTTATCTCTGGGGAGGAGAATGGTGGTATTGGGAAAAAGAGGCCAATAACAACCCGGCGCTCTGGAACGAGGCGAAAAGACTATTCTCTCGTCAATATTAA
- a CDS encoding ROK family protein, which translates to MDKTEKAYTIGIDIGGTNMKAVLFDGEKVIADYLLATPKDNLSHFIIMLYALAEPLLKKAKQDKAKVKGIGLGVAGIMDDKDKKIIDSPNITILNGIKLNNSLEKKTGLPISIDNDTNCFLRAEIKLGAGKKYKNVYGIIIGTGIGGAWWINDEIYQGSHRGAGEPGQMIIDLENNIELEKAYQKLTQNNPANLAEEAFRGDTLAKKAYEEVGHCLGIAFANIVNLIDPEVIIVGGSVAESSELFFSKIKKIMRGYIMHPEAKKIKILKGKLGQNAGAIGAALLVK; encoded by the coding sequence ATGGACAAAACAGAAAAAGCATACACGATCGGCATTGACATCGGCGGCACCAATATGAAAGCCGTGCTTTTTGACGGAGAAAAAGTCATTGCCGATTATCTCCTGGCCACTCCAAAAGACAACTTGAGCCACTTTATCATCATGCTTTACGCTTTGGCCGAACCGCTATTAAAAAAGGCGAAACAAGACAAAGCAAAAGTTAAAGGCATCGGATTGGGGGTAGCCGGCATTATGGATGATAAAGATAAAAAAATAATAGACTCGCCCAATATAACGATTCTAAACGGCATAAAGCTGAATAACTCCCTGGAAAAAAAGACCGGATTACCGATTTCAATAGATAACGACACCAATTGCTTTTTGCGCGCCGAAATAAAGTTGGGCGCCGGAAAAAAATATAAAAATGTTTACGGAATTATCATCGGCACCGGCATTGGCGGCGCTTGGTGGATAAATGATGAAATTTATCAGGGCAGCCACCGCGGGGCCGGCGAACCAGGCCAAATGATTATTGATTTGGAAAATAATATAGAGCTGGAAAAAGCCTACCAAAAATTGACGCAAAACAACCCGGCCAATTTGGCGGAGGAAGCTTTTCGCGGCGACACTTTGGCCAAAAAAGCTTATGAAGAAGTTGGCCACTGCCTAGGGATAGCTTTCGCCAATATTGTTAATTTGATTGACCCGGAAGTAATTATTGTCGGAGGCAGCGTTGCTGAGTCAAGCGAGCTGTTTTTTTCCAAAATCAAAAAAATCATGCGCGGCTACATTATGCATCCGGAAGCCAAAAAAATTAAAATCCTCAAGGGCAAACTCGGCCAAAATGCCGGCGCCATCGGCGCGGCTCTGCTAGTAAAATAG
- the nusA gene encoding transcription termination factor NusA, whose amino-acid sequence MSELSNAIKQICEEKGLDEKSVVATIESALAAAYRKDFGEKNQNIKVEFDTETGKSKVFDVKTVVEDLPPEEIEENVETQNLASENLASPIDAPKKTKKTKKKDVETQNLASDAETSDVGTTGQSEEETPVVEEKKFNPKTEIQISDAKLIKKTAKVGDEIKTKLEVPAAYGRMAAQTAKQVIVQRLREAEREMVFGEFKDKEKEVVSGMVQRREGRFVLVDLGKTVGYLPTEEQIFGENYNPGERIKVYIKEVRLGSKGPEIILSRTSEEILKKVFYLEIPEISNGLVDLKAVAREAGSRAKVAVSTDSENVDPIGSCVGQRGSRIQTIISELGGEKIDIIQYDENPSKFIANALSPAKIVSIKLDEKEKKAFVKVVAEQLSLAIGKNGQNARLAARLTGWKIDIGEAKIEKTEKAEEGKEGGEGKKAEKNGEKKNEKNNKKKTKKTKDETKDKKAEEGEEKEDKKDKEKKETKEKIEKKEKKAETEKEKAIEEKM is encoded by the coding sequence ATGTCCGAACTATCAAACGCCATCAAACAAATCTGCGAGGAAAAAGGCCTGGATGAGAAGTCGGTTGTCGCTACGATTGAATCGGCTTTGGCCGCGGCTTATCGCAAAGATTTTGGCGAAAAAAACCAGAACATAAAAGTGGAATTTGACACGGAAACCGGCAAGTCAAAGGTTTTTGACGTGAAAACCGTAGTTGAAGATCTGCCGCCAGAAGAAATCGAAGAGAACGTAGAGACGCAAAATCTTGCGTCTGAAAATCTTGCGTCCCCTATTGATGCGCCAAAAAAAACGAAAAAGACCAAAAAAAAGGACGTAGAGACGCAAAATCTTGCGTCTGATGCAGAGACATCTGATGTGGGGACAACTGGCCAGTCCGAAGAGGAAACCCCCGTTGTGGAAGAAAAAAAATTTAACCCCAAAACCGAAATTCAAATAAGCGACGCCAAGCTAATCAAAAAAACCGCCAAGGTCGGAGACGAAATAAAAACAAAATTGGAGGTGCCAGCCGCTTACGGACGAATGGCAGCCCAAACCGCCAAACAGGTTATAGTCCAACGGCTGCGGGAAGCGGAGAGAGAAATGGTTTTTGGCGAATTCAAGGATAAAGAAAAAGAGGTCGTTAGCGGCATGGTCCAAAGGCGGGAAGGCCGGTTTGTCTTGGTTGACCTGGGCAAAACCGTGGGCTATCTGCCGACCGAGGAGCAAATTTTCGGGGAAAACTATAATCCGGGCGAAAGAATAAAAGTTTATATTAAAGAAGTGCGATTGGGCTCTAAGGGTCCGGAAATCATTTTGTCCCGGACATCCGAGGAAATATTGAAAAAAGTTTTTTATCTGGAAATTCCGGAAATTTCCAATGGCTTGGTGGATTTAAAAGCCGTCGCCCGGGAAGCCGGTTCGCGCGCAAAAGTGGCTGTTTCGACCGATTCGGAAAACGTTGACCCGATAGGATCCTGCGTGGGCCAACGCGGCTCCCGCATCCAGACTATAATTTCCGAACTGGGCGGAGAAAAAATTGATATCATCCAGTATGATGAAAATCCTTCCAAGTTCATTGCCAACGCTCTGTCTCCTGCCAAAATTGTTTCCATAAAATTAGATGAAAAAGAAAAGAAGGCTTTTGTAAAAGTTGTGGCTGAACAGTTGTCTTTGGCAATTGGAAAAAACGGCCAGAACGCGCGCCTGGCCGCCCGTTTGACCGGCTGGAAAATAGACATTGGCGAAGCCAAAATTGAAAAAACCGAAAAGGCAGAAGAGGGCAAAGAGGGAGGAGAAGGGAAAAAAGCGGAGAAAAACGGCGAAAAGAAAAATGAGAAAAATAATAAAAAGAAAACGAAGAAAACAAAAGACGAAACTAAGGATAAAAAGGCAGAAGAGGGTGAAGAAAAAGAAGATAAGAAAGACAAGGAGAAAAAAGAAACCAAGGAAAAAATTGAGAAAAAAGAAAAAAAAGCAGAAACAGAAAAAGAAAAGGCAATAGAAGAAAAAATGTAA